The genomic segment GGCGTTTATCGCTGACTGCTGGCACGGCATGAGTCGCACGCGGATGATTGCGCGCGCGAAGTCGCGGGGTCTGCGCCTGTCGTTTTGCGCGACCAGACCGTGTGCGCACGGCGAAACTGGGGTGTTTGCGTTGCGTTTCAGTGACGGGACATCTGGCTGCCTGATGCTGGCCCACCTGGAGCGGGTGCGGAATCGTCGTGGCCGCAACCGTCGGCCTGGCCGTACCGCCGTTTCCCGGCCGCCTGCGCGGGACCCTCGTCAGACCAGTCTGCTCTGAAGGTAACGGGGCTGTTGCGGTGCCACGCTGCGCCCGATATGCTCGCTGCCATCTAGGAAACAGGGGGCGGGAAGTGCGGCGTGTGACGGTCAGGAAATCTTCAATTCATGGGCGGGGCGTTTTTGCGCTGCAGGCTATCACCGCTGGCGAGCGGATCCTTGAATATCGTGGCGAGGTCACCTCCTGGCGGCGGGCCGCTGCCAGGCACAAGCGTTCCGGATCGCCCGGTCACACGTTTCTCTTCGGCCTGGCTGACGGACGCGTAATTGATGGCAGCGTGGGTGGCAACAGTGCCCGCTGGCTGAACCATTCCTGCAGGCCGAACTGTGAGGCGATCGAGGATGAGCGGGGGCGCATTTTTATCGAGTCGATCCGTGACGTGCTGCCGGGCGACGAGCTTTTTATCGCCTACGGGCTCACGCTTGATGAAGCGGTCACTCCCGAATTGGTCGCCGACTATGCCTGCCAATGTGCGACGAAGCGGTGTAAGGGATCGATGCTGGCTGAGCTCGGCCGCTAGCGAGCGCCGTCTGGCCGACAGGTCCAGCAACGGCTTCGAAGCTGATGGACCAGACGGATCATAACGGGAATCTCCGCGGTGACTCATCGAGGGCGCCGGCCGACGTTTCGCGACTGGCTCGCTTGTATAGCTTTCGCTGCCTTTACGCCGGTGCACTCAAGACCGCCGCC from the Paraburkholderia sp. D15 genome contains:
- a CDS encoding SET domain-containing protein-lysine N-methyltransferase, whose protein sequence is MRRVTVRKSSIHGRGVFALQAITAGERILEYRGEVTSWRRAAARHKRSGSPGHTFLFGLADGRVIDGSVGGNSARWLNHSCRPNCEAIEDERGRIFIESIRDVLPGDELFIAYGLTLDEAVTPELVADYACQCATKRCKGSMLAELGR